In Geminicoccaceae bacterium, a single window of DNA contains:
- a CDS encoding electron transfer flavoprotein-ubiquinone oxidoreductase yields the protein MEREAMEFDVVIVGAGPSGLAASIRLMQLAAEQEREITVCVIEKGSEVGAHILSGACIETRALDELLPDWKELGAPLNVEAAGDSFVFLTEKNAYTLPTPPQMHNEGNYIVSLGQLCRWLAEQAEGLGVEIYPGFAAAEVLHGEDGAVKGVATGDMGITKDGEQGPNYQPGMELRARVTLFAEGCRGSLTRTLFEKFDLRRNAQPQTYGIGIKELWEVRPEKHRPGHIMHTIGWPMDSDTYGGSWLYHFEDNLVSLGFVIGLDYANPHLSPFDEMQRFKTHPKIRELLEGGRRVAYGARALSEGGLQSLPELIFPGGALIGDCAGFLNVPKIKGTHTAMKSGMLAAEAVMDALAGEAESPVPSSYPQRFRDSWLYEELHGVRNIRPAFRWGLFPALALNAIDTFVFRGGAPWTLSHHGADHTKMKTVNNALPIRYPRPDGVITFDKPSSVFLSNTNHEEDQPVHLRLKDASVPIAINLVEYDAPEQRYCPAGVYEIVRDDDGSNPRLQINAQNCVHCKTCDIKDPTQNIIWTTPEGGGGPNYPNM from the coding sequence ATGGAACGTGAGGCGATGGAATTCGATGTCGTCATCGTCGGGGCCGGGCCGAGCGGGCTGGCCGCGTCCATCCGGCTGATGCAGCTCGCCGCGGAACAGGAACGCGAGATCACGGTCTGCGTGATCGAGAAGGGCTCGGAGGTCGGCGCGCATATCCTTTCCGGCGCCTGCATCGAGACGCGCGCCCTCGACGAACTGCTGCCCGACTGGAAGGAACTCGGCGCGCCGCTGAATGTCGAGGCGGCCGGAGACAGCTTCGTCTTCCTGACCGAAAAGAACGCCTACACGCTGCCGACGCCGCCGCAGATGCACAACGAGGGCAATTACATCGTCAGCCTGGGGCAGCTCTGCCGCTGGCTGGCCGAGCAGGCCGAGGGGCTGGGGGTGGAGATCTATCCGGGCTTCGCCGCCGCCGAGGTGCTTCATGGCGAGGATGGTGCGGTCAAGGGTGTGGCCACCGGCGACATGGGAATCACGAAGGACGGCGAGCAGGGCCCCAATTACCAGCCCGGCATGGAGCTGCGCGCGCGCGTCACGCTGTTCGCCGAGGGATGCCGGGGCAGCCTGACCAGGACCCTGTTCGAGAAATTCGACCTGCGGAGGAACGCCCAGCCGCAGACCTATGGCATCGGCATCAAGGAGCTGTGGGAAGTCCGGCCCGAGAAGCACAGGCCCGGCCATATCATGCACACCATCGGCTGGCCGATGGACAGCGATACCTATGGCGGCTCGTGGCTCTATCATTTCGAGGACAATCTCGTTTCGCTGGGCTTCGTCATCGGGCTGGATTATGCCAATCCGCATCTTTCTCCCTTCGACGAGATGCAGCGGTTCAAGACCCATCCGAAGATCCGCGAGCTGCTCGAAGGCGGGCGCCGGGTCGCCTACGGAGCGCGGGCGCTGTCGGAAGGCGGGTTGCAGTCTCTGCCGGAGCTGATCTTCCCGGGTGGGGCGCTGATCGGCGATTGCGCGGGGTTCCTCAACGTGCCCAAGATCAAGGGCACGCACACGGCGATGAAGTCGGGGATGCTGGCGGCCGAGGCGGTGATGGATGCGCTTGCCGGCGAGGCGGAGAGCCCGGTGCCGTCCTCCTATCCGCAGCGGTTCCGCGACAGCTGGCTGTACGAGGAGCTGCACGGTGTCCGCAACATCCGCCCGGCGTTCCGCTGGGGGCTGTTCCCCGCACTGGCGCTGAACGCCATCGACACCTTCGTGTTCAGGGGCGGGGCGCCATGGACCCTCTCGCATCATGGTGCGGACCACACGAAGATGAAGACGGTGAACAATGCCCTGCCGATCCGCTATCCGCGGCCCGACGGTGTCATCACCTTCGACAAGCCGTCATCGGTGTTCCTGTCCAACACCAATCACGAGGAGGACCAGCCGGTGCATCTGCGCCTCAAGGATGCGTCGGTGCCGATCGCCATCAACCTTGTCGAGTATGACGCGCCGGAGCAGCGCTACTGCCCGGCGGGGGTCTACGAGATCGTCCGCGACGATGACGGATCCAACCCGAGGTTGCAGATCAACGCCCAGAACTGCGTCCACTGCAAGACCTGCGACATCAAGGACCCCACCCAGAACATCATCTGGACCACCCCCGAAGGCGGCGGCGGCCCGAACTACCCGAACATGTGA
- a CDS encoding ABC transporter ATP-binding protein translates to MTSNKIEIRGLSKSFGSKHVLRSLDLDVPDGQSVVVIGGSGTGKSVLLKCVLGLMEPDKGSIRVDNTEIVGASRGTLETTRRKFGMLFQGAALFDSLPVWENVAFGLLATRKLDRNEARDKAIQTLARVGLRAETADLFPAELSGGMQKRVGLARAIAAEPEIIFFDEPTTGLDPIMADVINDLIRGCVQELGATALSITHDMASVRKIADRVAMLYEGGIIWEGPVADIENSGNAYVHQFIHGHADGPIQFGQPGRGE, encoded by the coding sequence ATGACCAGCAACAAGATCGAGATTCGCGGTCTGAGCAAGTCCTTCGGGTCCAAGCATGTGCTGCGTTCGCTCGACCTCGACGTACCCGATGGACAATCTGTCGTCGTCATCGGCGGTTCGGGAACCGGCAAGTCGGTGCTGCTCAAATGCGTGCTCGGCCTGATGGAGCCGGACAAGGGGTCGATACGCGTCGACAACACCGAGATCGTCGGCGCCTCGCGCGGCACGCTGGAGACGACGCGGCGAAAGTTCGGCATGCTGTTCCAGGGCGCTGCCCTTTTCGACAGCCTTCCCGTCTGGGAGAATGTTGCATTCGGGCTTCTGGCCACCCGCAAGCTCGATCGCAACGAGGCCCGCGACAAGGCCATCCAGACCCTTGCCCGGGTCGGCCTGCGCGCCGAAACCGCCGATCTGTTCCCGGCCGAACTCTCCGGTGGCATGCAAAAACGCGTCGGCCTCGCCCGCGCCATCGCCGCCGAACCCGAAATCATCTTCTTCGACGAACCGACCACGGGCCTCGACCCGATCATGGCCGATGTCATCAATGACCTCATTCGTGGCTGCGTGCAGGAGCTGGGGGCCACGGCCCTCTCGATCACCCACGACATGGCCAGCGTGCGCAAGATCGCCGACCGCGTCGCCATGCTCTACGAAGGCGGCATCATCTGGGAAGGTCCTGTGGCTGACATCGAGAACAGTGGCAACGCGTATGTCCACCAGTTCATCCATGGCCATGCCGACGGACCGATCCAGTTCGGCCAGCCCGGCCGCGGGGAATGA
- a CDS encoding ABC transporter permease: protein MTNPFRAVGRGVLGVFETVGEIFMFATQALGRGLRGPFYVRQIGRQMIDIGYYSLPVVGLTAIFTGMVLALQSYTGFSRFEAESAIATIVVLSMTRELGPVLAGLMVAGRVGASMAAELGTMRVTEQIDALSTLSTDPMRYLVFPRLVAGVLMLPVLVLIADVIGVMGGYIVGVLKLGFGPVEYINKTFEFLEAEDVISGLVKAAVFGFLVALMGCYQGYNSGRGAQGVGTATTRAVVSASILILTANYIVTEIFFTR, encoded by the coding sequence ATGACAAATCCCTTTCGCGCAGTCGGCCGCGGTGTCCTCGGCGTGTTCGAGACAGTCGGCGAAATCTTCATGTTCGCCACGCAGGCCCTCGGCAGGGGACTTCGCGGGCCGTTCTATGTCCGGCAGATCGGCCGGCAAATGATCGACATTGGCTACTATTCCCTGCCTGTGGTCGGCCTTACGGCGATCTTCACCGGCATGGTGCTGGCCCTGCAGAGCTATACGGGTTTCTCGCGTTTCGAGGCCGAAAGTGCCATCGCCACCATCGTCGTCCTGTCGATGACGCGGGAACTCGGTCCCGTCCTGGCCGGCCTGATGGTGGCCGGCCGCGTGGGCGCGTCCATGGCCGCCGAACTCGGCACCATGCGGGTCACCGAACAGATCGACGCCCTGTCGACCCTTTCCACCGACCCGATGCGCTACCTCGTGTTTCCGCGTCTGGTCGCCGGCGTTCTGATGCTGCCCGTCCTGGTGCTGATCGCCGATGTCATCGGCGTCATGGGCGGATACATTGTCGGGGTCCTGAAACTCGGCTTCGGACCGGTGGAATACATCAACAAGACATTCGAGTTCCTCGAGGCCGAGGATGTGATATCCGGTCTGGTCAAGGCGGCGGTGTTCGGTTTCCTCGTGGCCCTCATGGGCTGCTATCAGGGCTACAATTCGGGGCGCGGCGCACAGGGCGTCGGCACGGCGACGACACGCGCGGTGGTGTCGGCATCGATCCTCATTCTCACGGCCAATTATATCGTCACCGAGATCTTTTTCACACGATGA
- a CDS encoding replicative DNA helicase, with protein sequence MANVHNLPSPFEEQGPLANLRTQPHNIEAEQALLGAILINNEAYHRVSDFLRTEHFFEPVHQRIFDACTRRIDRGQLADAKALFHLFDEDEALADLDGGQYLARLARAAETIINAADYGRVIHDLALKRGIIELGEEAVNCAYDPQVQDTASEQIEKVEQSLFHLAQQGETRGGFRNFDRVLASTVEMVEAAHRKAGKVTGIPTGLIGLDEKLAGLQPSDLLILAGRPSMGKSALAFTIAANAASHRAGDLDRGRLKHENYIVGVFSLEMSAEQIGMRLLSAEAGIGSDDLRRGELREDDWPNVVAASQTLAARPIYIDDTPALTIGALRSRARRLMRTHGLSFLVVDYLQLLRGSGSYGQNNRVQEISEITQGLKAIAKELNIPVLALSQLSRAVESREDKRPMLSDLRESGSIEQDADVVMFVFREEYYLSRSEPQMRDAEKPDDFQKRYAKWIESCERAHNRADIIVAKQRNGPIGPVTVQFDPQFGRFRNLELAEYQAAGY encoded by the coding sequence ATGGCAAATGTACACAACCTTCCCAGTCCGTTCGAAGAGCAGGGCCCCTTGGCGAACCTGCGGACCCAGCCTCACAACATCGAGGCGGAGCAGGCGCTTCTTGGCGCCATATTGATCAACAACGAGGCCTATCATCGGGTTTCGGACTTTCTCCGTACGGAGCATTTCTTCGAGCCGGTTCACCAGCGGATCTTCGACGCCTGCACGAGGCGCATCGACCGCGGGCAGCTGGCCGACGCCAAGGCGCTGTTCCACCTGTTCGACGAGGACGAGGCGCTGGCCGATCTGGACGGCGGGCAGTATCTGGCGCGGCTCGCCCGGGCGGCGGAGACCATCATCAACGCCGCCGACTACGGGCGGGTGATCCACGACCTTGCCCTCAAGCGCGGCATCATCGAGCTGGGCGAGGAGGCGGTGAACTGCGCCTACGACCCGCAGGTGCAGGACACGGCCAGCGAGCAGATCGAGAAGGTCGAGCAATCGCTCTTCCACCTTGCCCAGCAGGGCGAGACGCGGGGCGGATTCCGCAATTTCGACCGGGTCCTGGCATCCACCGTCGAGATGGTCGAGGCGGCGCATCGCAAGGCCGGCAAGGTCACGGGCATACCGACGGGGCTCATCGGTCTCGACGAGAAGCTGGCGGGTCTGCAGCCCTCGGATCTCCTGATCCTCGCCGGTCGTCCGTCCATGGGCAAATCGGCCCTGGCGTTCACCATCGCCGCCAATGCCGCCAGCCACAGGGCCGGAGACCTCGACCGAGGCCGGCTCAAGCACGAGAACTACATCGTGGGTGTGTTCTCGCTGGAGATGTCCGCCGAGCAGATCGGCATGAGGCTTCTGTCGGCCGAAGCCGGTATCGGCTCGGACGACCTGCGTCGCGGCGAGTTGCGGGAGGATGACTGGCCGAATGTGGTCGCGGCCAGCCAGACGCTGGCGGCCCGGCCGATCTATATCGACGATACGCCGGCGCTGACCATAGGTGCCCTGCGGTCGCGAGCGCGGCGGCTCATGCGCACCCATGGGTTATCGTTTCTTGTTGTCGATTATCTCCAGTTGTTGCGTGGTAGCGGCAGTTATGGCCAGAACAACCGCGTGCAGGAGATTTCGGAGATCACGCAGGGGCTCAAGGCCATCGCCAAGGAACTCAACATACCCGTTCTGGCGCTCTCCCAGCTCAGCCGTGCGGTGGAAAGCCGCGAGGACAAGCGGCCGATGCTGTCGGACCTGCGTGAATCGGGCTCGATCGAGCAGGATGCCGACGTGGTCATGTTCGTGTTTCGCGAGGAGTATTACCTGTCGCGCTCCGAACCGCAGATGCGGGATGCCGAAAAGCCCGATGATTTCCAGAAACGCTATGCGAAATGGATCGAGTCCTGCGAGCGTGCGCACAATCGCGCGGACATCATCGTCGCCAAGCAGCGCAACGGTCCGATCGGTCCGGTGACCGTGCAGTTCGATCCGCAATTCGGCCGCTTCCGCAATCTCGAACTGGCCGAATATCAGGCAGCCGGCTATTGA
- a CDS encoding DUF2336 domain-containing protein codes for MMAQGAQAAQQQALQLADVEALKRDPSAEGRALIARKFGESFDSLATSRTRDLANALLSLLVGDIEKEVRKTLSETVASSHKLPAVVARKLATDDIEVAGPILAQSPVLSDSELVEIVRTNAMQYALAVAGRERVSEELSEALVDSGHQQVVVKLVGNVGAKLSNRTMKRVMDDYRDDDQVQDRLVRRPELPYELVEEMVGIIGSKIEWELVRNQRMDPGQAKAIMKAVQERTAIGLTAREHGDQKLRQRLRERYMAGDLTHEDVLKFLRDGDINSFEQSLSLMAQLEPAAVRTLAYSPDRRYLAALSAKADFPSPHYITLRMAIEMAETTVAPDGRELSYSSDSIQFLQKQYERLRLDEFKVDELINGI; via the coding sequence ATGATGGCGCAAGGTGCCCAGGCAGCGCAACAACAGGCGTTGCAGCTGGCGGACGTCGAGGCGCTCAAGCGCGATCCGTCGGCCGAGGGGCGGGCGCTGATTGCCCGCAAGTTCGGCGAATCCTTCGACTCCCTCGCCACGTCGAGGACTAGGGATCTCGCGAATGCGCTCTTGTCGCTGCTCGTGGGCGATATCGAGAAGGAGGTTCGAAAGACACTGTCGGAGACGGTTGCCAGCAGTCACAAGTTGCCGGCAGTGGTGGCCCGCAAGCTTGCCACCGACGATATCGAGGTTGCGGGACCCATTCTGGCGCAGAGCCCCGTGCTGTCGGATTCCGAGTTGGTGGAAATCGTCCGCACGAACGCCATGCAGTACGCCCTGGCGGTCGCCGGCCGGGAGCGGGTGTCCGAGGAGCTGTCCGAGGCCCTTGTCGATAGCGGTCACCAGCAGGTCGTCGTGAAGCTGGTCGGCAATGTCGGTGCCAAGCTCTCCAACCGCACGATGAAAAGGGTCATGGACGATTATCGCGACGACGACCAGGTCCAGGACCGGCTCGTGCGGAGACCGGAACTGCCCTACGAACTGGTGGAGGAGATGGTCGGGATCATCGGTTCGAAGATCGAATGGGAGCTTGTCCGCAACCAGCGCATGGATCCGGGGCAGGCCAAGGCGATCATGAAGGCGGTCCAGGAGCGGACGGCGATCGGCCTGACGGCGCGCGAGCATGGCGACCAGAAGCTGCGCCAGCGTCTTCGTGAACGCTACATGGCGGGCGACCTGACCCATGAGGATGTCCTGAAGTTCCTGCGTGACGGCGACATCAACAGTTTCGAGCAGTCGCTTTCGCTGATGGCCCAGCTGGAGCCGGCAGCCGTGCGTACGCTGGCCTACAGTCCGGATCGCAGATATCTCGCGGCGTTGAGTGCGAAGGCCGACTTCCCGTCGCCGCACTACATCACCCTGCGCATGGCCATCGAGATGGCCGAGACGACCGTCGCTCCCGACGGTCGCGAACTCAGCTACAGCAGCGATTCGATCCAGTTCCTGCAAAAGCAGTATGAGCGGCTTCGCCTCGACGAGTTCAAGGTCGATGAATTGATCAACGGCATTTGA
- a CDS encoding MmcB family DNA repair protein produces the protein MVPADELARGVSRLLLDRGYAPMVEVSLKNGRRVDVMGIGRKGEICVVEIKSSREDFLTDGKWHEYLDFADSFYFAVAADFPQEILPAGEGLIIADGYHGDIVRPSVHRNVPAARRRSILLHFARTAAFRTRRHEDPGLPALPV, from the coding sequence ATGGTCCCCGCTGACGAACTCGCGCGCGGCGTTTCGCGTCTCCTCCTCGACAGGGGATATGCGCCGATGGTCGAGGTTTCCCTGAAAAATGGCCGCAGGGTCGATGTCATGGGCATCGGCCGCAAGGGTGAGATTTGTGTCGTTGAAATAAAATCTTCGCGGGAGGATTTTTTGACCGATGGCAAGTGGCACGAATATCTCGACTTCGCCGACAGCTTCTATTTCGCCGTGGCAGCCGACTTCCCGCAGGAGATACTGCCGGCCGGGGAAGGTCTCATTATCGCGGACGGCTATCACGGCGATATCGTCCGGCCTTCGGTGCATCGCAACGTGCCGGCCGCCCGCCGCCGGTCGATCCTCCTGCACTTCGCGCGCACGGCCGCCTTCCGCACGCGCCGCCACGAAGATCCCGGCCTGCCGGCGCTGCCGGTCTGA
- the nudC gene encoding NAD(+) diphosphatase — MRPASEAHIDHFHDCNQPLLMQQARLDMSRVINPPPHLYASHGLDRAAHLRRDDAWQGERLGDPRTRVLPMFGLKVLADLESEPRLAWLPPGDIPDVETLQPLFLGLHDNRAHFAVEAEGQDRGHLDYVEVRSIGRDIARIDAGMAAYARALVHWRAKHLHCGACGRMTRPTEGGHARHCDGCGLDSFPRTDPAVIVLVSDGDRCVLGRSARIPAGIYSTLAGFMEPGESMEQTVAREVFEEVGIEVDTVRYRSSQPWPFPQSLMLGFQATARYQPLKLQEDEIEDARWFTREELLDPGKRPVQLPNTDSIARFLIEEWLMGEV, encoded by the coding sequence TTGCGCCCCGCATCCGAAGCCCATATCGATCATTTCCACGACTGCAATCAACCATTGCTCATGCAACAGGCGAGGCTCGACATGTCGCGCGTCATCAATCCGCCGCCCCATCTCTACGCCTCGCACGGGCTGGACCGCGCCGCTCACCTGCGGCGGGACGATGCATGGCAGGGCGAGCGGCTCGGCGATCCCCGGACCCGTGTCCTGCCGATGTTCGGACTGAAGGTTCTGGCCGATCTGGAGTCCGAACCCAGGCTGGCATGGTTGCCGCCGGGAGACATTCCCGATGTGGAGACACTCCAGCCGCTGTTCCTCGGGCTTCATGACAATCGCGCGCATTTCGCCGTCGAGGCGGAAGGGCAGGACAGGGGGCATCTCGACTATGTCGAGGTCCGCAGTATCGGCCGCGACATCGCCCGTATCGATGCCGGCATGGCGGCCTATGCGCGGGCGCTGGTCCACTGGCGCGCCAAACATCTCCATTGCGGTGCCTGTGGCCGGATGACCCGGCCCACGGAAGGCGGACATGCCCGCCATTGCGACGGTTGCGGTCTGGACAGTTTCCCGCGGACCGATCCCGCCGTGATCGTGCTGGTCAGCGACGGGGATCGATGCGTACTTGGCCGTTCCGCGCGGATTCCCGCCGGCATCTATTCGACGCTGGCGGGCTTCATGGAACCCGGCGAGTCGATGGAGCAGACGGTGGCGCGCGAGGTGTTCGAGGAGGTGGGGATCGAGGTCGACACGGTTCGCTACCGCTCGTCCCAGCCCTGGCCCTTTCCCCAGTCGCTGATGCTGGGATTTCAGGCGACGGCCCGCTATCAGCCCCTGAAGCTGCAGGAAGACGAGATCGAGGATGCGCGGTGGTTCACCCGTGAGGAACTTCTCGATCCCGGGAAAAGACCGGTGCAGCTTCCCAATACCGACAGTATCGCCCGCTTCCTCATCGAGGAATGGTTGATGGGCGAGGTCTGA
- a CDS encoding DNA polymerase III subunit gamma/tau: MTDASTPYRVLARTYRPTKLSELIGQEALVRALSNATASGRIAHAFLLTGIRGVGKTTTARIIARSLNCTGTDGRGGPTVDPCGVCPSCKAIAADNSMDVIEMDAATRTGIDDIREIVEKVRYAPVASRFKVYIIDEVHMLSEKAFNGLLKTLEEPPEHAKFIFATTEARKVPVTVLSRCQRFDLRRIEPEQLAGHLRAICAREKIEAESEALDLIARAAGGSARDSLSLLDQAIALSEGTIRSSDVAFMLGLGDRRRILDLYEAVLEGRAAAAIDTFRDIHDRGAEPAAVLEDMLETCHWLSGLKIDRDRGSVMATDREVEERGRELSGRLSMAILARAWQTLLKGLDEVRNAPQSGMAAEMILLRLASMGDLPTPGELARMLRDGRRPETAARPGAEPARGGPGAPVPGGRPQARSSMALAAAHPAVSGERLEAVQRNPSASPAVQPMPASFEELVAMLARSGEPSLAAYLSQGARLVQYRPQHLELSLDSGLPADLSGRLNDALARMTGKRWGIVLSRDTAQPTLAEQRLEEKQRAIDQAAGIPDVRTVLEAFPGARIIDIHRRDSEG, encoded by the coding sequence ATCACCGACGCCAGCACTCCCTATCGCGTCCTTGCGCGGACCTACAGGCCGACAAAGCTCAGCGAGCTGATCGGGCAGGAGGCGCTCGTGCGGGCCCTGTCCAATGCCACGGCCTCCGGGCGCATCGCCCATGCGTTCCTGCTCACGGGCATTCGCGGCGTGGGCAAGACCACTACCGCCCGCATCATCGCCCGTTCGCTGAACTGCACCGGCACCGACGGCAGGGGCGGCCCGACCGTGGATCCCTGCGGGGTCTGCCCGAGCTGCAAGGCGATTGCCGCCGACAATTCGATGGACGTCATCGAGATGGACGCGGCGACACGGACCGGCATCGACGACATCCGCGAGATCGTCGAGAAGGTGCGTTACGCGCCGGTTGCATCGCGCTTCAAGGTCTACATCATCGACGAAGTGCACATGCTCTCGGAAAAGGCCTTCAACGGCCTGCTCAAGACGCTGGAGGAACCACCGGAGCACGCCAAGTTCATTTTCGCGACGACCGAGGCGCGCAAGGTTCCGGTGACCGTGCTGTCGCGCTGCCAGCGCTTCGACCTGCGACGCATCGAGCCGGAACAGCTGGCCGGCCATCTGCGCGCCATCTGCGCGAGGGAGAAGATCGAGGCCGAGAGCGAGGCGCTCGACCTGATCGCCCGGGCGGCCGGCGGTTCGGCGCGCGACTCGCTCTCGCTGCTGGATCAGGCCATCGCCCTGAGCGAGGGAACGATCCGGTCGAGCGACGTCGCCTTCATGCTCGGACTCGGTGATCGCAGGCGGATTCTCGACCTGTACGAGGCCGTTCTGGAAGGTCGGGCAGCGGCGGCCATCGACACGTTTCGCGATATCCACGACCGTGGCGCGGAACCCGCGGCGGTGCTCGAAGACATGCTGGAGACCTGCCACTGGCTCTCCGGTCTCAAGATCGATCGCGACCGGGGATCCGTCATGGCGACCGACAGGGAGGTCGAGGAACGCGGTCGCGAGCTGTCGGGGCGGCTGTCCATGGCCATTCTGGCGCGCGCCTGGCAGACCCTGCTCAAGGGTCTCGACGAGGTCCGAAACGCACCACAATCCGGTATGGCTGCCGAGATGATATTGTTGCGGCTGGCGAGCATGGGTGACCTGCCGACACCCGGCGAACTCGCCCGGATGCTGCGTGACGGCCGGAGACCGGAAACGGCCGCACGACCGGGCGCGGAGCCTGCACGGGGCGGTCCGGGAGCGCCCGTGCCCGGTGGCCGGCCGCAGGCCCGATCCTCGATGGCGCTGGCTGCGGCCCACCCGGCGGTATCCGGCGAACGCCTCGAAGCCGTGCAACGCAACCCGTCCGCATCACCCGCCGTCCAGCCGATGCCGGCGAGTTTCGAGGAACTCGTGGCGATGCTGGCGCGCTCGGGAGAGCCGTCGCTTGCAGCCTACCTCAGTCAGGGTGCCCGGCTGGTGCAGTACCGGCCGCAGCATCTGGAACTGTCGCTGGACAGCGGTCTGCCCGCCGACCTCTCCGGCAGGCTCAATGATGCGCTCGCCCGGATGACCGGCAAGCGGTGGGGAATAGTGCTCAGCCGTGACACGGCCCAGCCCACGCTCGCGGAACAGAGACTGGAGGAAAAGCAGCGGGCCATCGATCAGGCCGCCGGAATTCCCGACGTGCGGACCGTGCTGGAGGCCTTCCCCGGGGCACGGATCATCGACATTCACCGCCGCGACAGCGAGGGCTGA
- a CDS encoding YbaB/EbfC family nucleoid-associated protein, with protein MKNLSGMLKQAQKLQQQMQEMQERLVDMEVEGEAGAGMLKVTLNGKGEMRRIKIDPQLIDPQDVETLEDLIVAAVNNAKGHVEEHVQSEMSKMTGGLPLPPGMKLPF; from the coding sequence ATGAAGAATTTATCGGGTATGCTCAAACAGGCGCAGAAGCTGCAGCAGCAGATGCAGGAAATGCAGGAGCGCCTCGTCGACATGGAGGTCGAGGGTGAGGCCGGAGCAGGCATGCTCAAGGTCACGCTCAACGGCAAGGGTGAAATGCGCCGCATCAAGATCGACCCGCAATTGATCGACCCGCAGGATGTCGAGACACTTGAGGATCTGATCGTCGCGGCTGTCAACAACGCCAAGGGCCATGTCGAGGAGCACGTCCAGTCCGAGATGTCGAAGATGACCGGCGGGCTGCCGCTGCCTCCCGGCATGAAATTGCCGTTCTAG
- the recR gene encoding recombination protein RecR: MAASEIEHLIRLIGRLPGLGPRSARRAALSLMKHPDTLLRPLVDSLSQCRDVISVCSVCGNLDSRNPCAVCNDPQRELTVLCVVQDVEDLWAMDRSGSYRGQYHVLGGTLSALDGRHPENLRIAALVDRVERAGIEEVILALGATVEGQTTAHYLAERLKPFSCKVTRLAHGLPVGGELNYLDQGTLDAAMKARQVLA, translated from the coding sequence TTGGCTGCAAGCGAGATCGAGCACCTGATCAGGCTGATCGGGCGGTTGCCCGGGCTTGGCCCGCGTTCGGCCCGCCGTGCTGCCCTGAGCCTCATGAAGCATCCCGACACGCTGCTGCGACCGCTGGTGGATTCGCTTTCACAGTGCCGCGATGTCATTTCGGTCTGTTCCGTCTGCGGGAATCTCGACAGCCGCAATCCTTGCGCAGTGTGCAACGATCCCCAGCGTGAGTTGACCGTCCTCTGTGTCGTGCAGGATGTCGAGGACCTCTGGGCCATGGACCGGAGCGGCAGCTATCGCGGACAGTATCATGTCCTCGGCGGGACTCTTTCCGCACTTGATGGCCGTCACCCGGAGAACCTGCGGATCGCCGCACTCGTCGACCGGGTGGAGCGCGCCGGCATCGAGGAGGTGATCCTCGCCCTGGGTGCCACCGTCGAGGGCCAGACCACCGCCCACTATCTCGCCGAACGCCTGAAACCATTCAGCTGCAAGGTGACGAGGCTTGCCCATGGGCTTCCCGTCGGCGGTGAGCTGAACTATCTGGACCAGGGAACGCTGGATGCAGCCATGAAGGCTCGCCAGGTTCTGGCCTGA
- a CDS encoding peptide deformylase produces MSLLTILEVPDPVLKTPGVEVRTFDAALAALLDDMLETMYKAPGIGLAGPQVGVSQRIAVVDISENKDEPMKLVNPVIEWKSDNIVQTEEGCLSLPGQYADVRRPDAVHVRYHDEKGEPQRVEADGLLARCLQHELDHLDGILFTDHISTLKRGIIMRKLAKRRKLKG; encoded by the coding sequence ATGAGCCTTCTGACCATCCTTGAAGTTCCCGATCCGGTCCTCAAGACACCTGGTGTCGAGGTCCGCACGTTCGATGCGGCACTGGCGGCCCTGCTCGATGACATGCTCGAAACCATGTACAAGGCACCGGGCATCGGCCTCGCCGGCCCCCAGGTGGGCGTCAGCCAGCGCATTGCCGTCGTCGACATCTCGGAGAACAAGGACGAGCCGATGAAGCTCGTCAATCCGGTGATCGAGTGGAAATCGGACAACATCGTCCAGACCGAGGAAGGCTGCCTGAGCCTGCCGGGTCAGTATGCCGATGTACGCCGTCCGGATGCCGTGCACGTGCGCTACCATGACGAGAAGGGCGAGCCGCAACGGGTGGAGGCGGATGGCCTGCTCGCACGCTGCCTGCAGCATGAACTTGACCACCTCGACGGCATTCTCTTCACCGATCACATCTCCACGTTGAAACGTGGTATCATCATGCGCAAACTGGCCAAGCGACGGAAACTCAAGGGGTAG